A window of the Candidatus Eisenbacteria bacterium genome harbors these coding sequences:
- a CDS encoding T9SS type A sorting domain-containing protein produces the protein MRKILVVVVCLCLLGAASSTQAFTPRADRFLNTKQVVAKEMDGDKPLTTANTFSRADTICFGGHDGNGYAVEGGIWDFSDGTMQGWYGIDMTQNSGQYWWARYRAIDYECPASAPMTNASSGHLWCGGEQSDADAGCWTCDAGLDCALGYPNSLCQRATAPLIPYTTGDISINFQYYTDSEGLTFDYTKVQILAYDGSILIEAMDVDDLGGINGLPGSPVTFSSEIYDFNIPEGTDGLKLRFEFVSDTFWSDEDGLYCSTYGAIGLDNVTLASDAGSTTYDWESDSEGFVYEHCPGVGNWIAINPIDNYLILDPCACELSNYVLAFHDDNLTHGDPGAENSQWNMAVSPIIDRSAYPAPDYNSIFARWDIYSWLPLENGVLYRPGWFYYPWECTETGSLGWSPRSGDDDYLYVGTDPICYESNDNATENEVPGGATYYRFCIEVKACCTCFGITNCTGASNETPLIDNIQVCVTGIPDAPVADYGNGCYYQDGFGQSMFIDPTATGRCDSWDVGAGTAPPFTLSDSLSISGPPVLGTTPSWEAKLWFKLPRVGPAINQTAYNAWKSRLPGDPELGFVAVRMDSCQTIMPFSNKFCSYFHESEAGFNMAFNDLTDENEILPDDLFTPGTLIQYFVTTNYIGNPQFAFVEDTTNGFFREIEILPSMRVDPVAEEIVWPCVLYVDAYNRGAENFIQPALDYFLQEVPGVGPNNDRYDEDGASTNYNGSSLYRTGNNGATLPQLLAYSGIIVNSGLFSGGALEETDFIGLEDWLLTSICDQSEVRQGLILNGDEMALIIQEHRPSFLFGALGTGLDCSPYRDAGCPSGTPEDTSFCIQVIDVDMPVFPSSTDYWAYGNGCPNIYTYSVLFPQGTGQGNRSWFDFDFSGPKGVVEFAQIVNEDLGLNNYRTSVEGYSYHHITSSFAGGTCVPDSAGIVSAVASELVGTLNWLFDGPPPAFCTDPCGITDDVPDVDGVEVKINRLYQNRPNPFNPRTVISFAIAQRSDVELAIYDVSGRLVRQLKKGVMDAGLQNIVWDGTDDTGRNVSSGIYWSQLTIGEYRSNKKMVLLK, from the coding sequence ATGAGGAAGATATTAGTCGTTGTGGTTTGTCTCTGTCTTTTGGGGGCTGCTTCGAGTACGCAGGCTTTTACACCACGGGCCGATCGTTTCCTAAACACAAAACAGGTCGTTGCAAAGGAGATGGATGGCGATAAACCTTTGACCACGGCAAATACGTTCAGCCGGGCGGATACTATCTGCTTCGGTGGCCATGATGGGAATGGCTATGCCGTCGAAGGCGGTATCTGGGATTTTTCTGATGGAACAATGCAAGGTTGGTATGGCATTGATATGACCCAGAATTCCGGCCAGTACTGGTGGGCTCGTTATAGGGCGATAGATTATGAATGCCCCGCTTCCGCCCCGATGACCAATGCCAGTTCAGGCCACCTCTGGTGCGGCGGGGAACAATCTGACGCCGATGCGGGCTGCTGGACCTGTGACGCCGGCCTTGATTGCGCATTGGGTTATCCAAACAGCCTTTGTCAAAGAGCAACAGCGCCACTGATCCCCTACACTACCGGCGATATTTCGATCAATTTTCAATATTACACCGATTCTGAAGGCCTGACCTTTGATTACACGAAGGTTCAGATTCTGGCATACGATGGATCCATCCTGATAGAAGCAATGGATGTGGATGATCTCGGCGGAATCAATGGGTTGCCGGGCAGTCCTGTGACCTTCTCCAGTGAGATTTATGATTTCAATATCCCTGAAGGGACAGACGGCCTCAAGCTGCGTTTTGAATTCGTTTCGGATACCTTTTGGTCGGATGAGGACGGCCTCTACTGCTCTACCTATGGCGCCATCGGTCTTGATAATGTAACCCTCGCAAGTGATGCCGGATCGACAACCTATGACTGGGAAAGCGATAGTGAAGGTTTTGTTTACGAGCATTGTCCAGGGGTAGGAAACTGGATAGCGATCAATCCGATCGATAACTATCTCATCCTGGATCCATGCGCCTGTGAGCTATCAAATTATGTGCTCGCGTTCCATGATGACAACCTTACTCACGGCGATCCCGGTGCAGAAAACAGTCAGTGGAACATGGCGGTAAGTCCCATCATTGATAGGAGCGCCTATCCTGCGCCTGACTATAATTCCATCTTTGCCAGATGGGATATCTATTCCTGGCTTCCGCTCGAAAATGGGGTTTTGTATCGTCCCGGCTGGTTCTATTATCCTTGGGAATGTACAGAAACGGGTTCTTTGGGCTGGTCTCCACGGTCCGGCGATGATGACTACCTGTATGTTGGGACTGATCCGATCTGCTACGAATCCAATGATAATGCAACGGAAAATGAAGTCCCAGGCGGTGCAACTTATTATCGGTTCTGCATAGAGGTGAAAGCCTGCTGCACTTGCTTTGGAATCACAAATTGTACAGGTGCCAGCAACGAAACACCGCTCATTGATAACATCCAGGTCTGTGTCACCGGAATTCCCGATGCCCCCGTCGCGGACTATGGGAATGGATGTTACTACCAAGATGGATTCGGTCAATCCATGTTTATTGATCCCACGGCGACTGGACGTTGTGACTCATGGGACGTGGGCGCGGGAACAGCGCCGCCCTTCACATTGAGTGATTCGCTGTCCATTTCGGGTCCGCCGGTATTGGGTACAACGCCCTCATGGGAAGCTAAACTCTGGTTTAAACTTCCCCGGGTGGGGCCCGCCATCAACCAAACGGCCTACAATGCCTGGAAAAGCCGGCTGCCCGGCGATCCCGAGTTGGGATTTGTGGCGGTTAGAATGGACTCGTGTCAGACCATTATGCCCTTCAGCAATAAGTTCTGCTCCTACTTCCATGAGAGTGAAGCCGGGTTCAACATGGCTTTTAATGACCTGACCGATGAGAATGAGATTCTTCCCGACGATCTCTTCACACCGGGAACTTTAATTCAGTACTTCGTAACCACGAATTATATCGGCAATCCACAATTTGCCTTTGTTGAGGACACTACAAATGGTTTCTTCCGCGAGATTGAAATCCTGCCGAGCATGCGTGTGGATCCTGTTGCAGAAGAAATTGTTTGGCCTTGTGTCCTCTATGTGGACGCTTACAATCGTGGAGCGGAAAACTTCATTCAACCGGCGCTGGATTACTTTCTCCAGGAAGTTCCCGGTGTCGGTCCGAACAATGATCGCTACGACGAGGATGGCGCCAGCACCAATTATAATGGAAGTTCTCTCTACCGTACTGGAAATAATGGAGCCACACTGCCGCAGCTTCTGGCCTATTCCGGAATCATCGTGAACTCCGGTTTATTCAGTGGCGGCGCCTTGGAGGAAACTGATTTCATCGGTTTGGAGGACTGGCTCCTGACTTCAATCTGTGATCAATCTGAAGTCCGCCAGGGCTTGATCCTGAACGGCGATGAGATGGCCCTCATTATTCAAGAACACAGACCCTCATTCCTCTTCGGCGCCCTCGGGACGGGGCTTGATTGTTCACCCTACCGCGACGCCGGCTGCCCCAGTGGAACGCCCGAAGATACTTCATTCTGTATCCAGGTCATCGATGTCGATATGCCGGTCTTCCCATCCTCAACGGACTACTGGGCTTATGGCAATGGGTGTCCCAATATCTACACTTACTCGGTCCTCTTTCCCCAGGGAACGGGCCAGGGCAACCGGAGCTGGTTCGATTTTGACTTCAGCGGTCCAAAGGGAGTCGTTGAATTCGCTCAGATCGTCAATGAAGATCTTGGCTTGAACAATTACCGGACCAGTGTTGAGGGTTACAGCTATCACCACATTACAAGCTCATTTGCCGGCGGCACTTGTGTTCCCGACAGCGCCGGCATTGTTTCAGCGGTGGCGTCCGAGCTTGTTGGAACGCTCAACTGGCTGTTTGATGGTCCTCCTCCGGCATTCTGCACGGATCCCTGCGGGATTACCGATGATGTTCCCGATGTCGACGGTGTTGAAGTTAAAATAAACCGTCTCTACCAAAATCGTCCCAACCCATTCAATCCGCGCACCGTTATCTCCTTCGCTATCGCCCAGCGAAGCGACGTTGAGTTGGCCATCTATGATGTTTCCGGCCGACTCGTGCGCCAGCTGAAAAAAGGCGTTATGGATGCGGGGCTGCAGAATATTGTTTGGGATGGAACCGATGATACAGGCCGGAATGTCTCAAGTGGGATCTATTGGTCTCAGCTGACTATTGGAGAATATCGGTCGAACAAGAAGATGGTGCTTCTCAAATAG
- the murB gene encoding UDP-N-acetylmuramate dehydrogenase — protein sequence MTQIEKEIPSHWRKDVSLASFTSWRIGGPALYFAEPPDPSSLASDLRAGFDLQLPVFFIGGGSNILISDRGFPGLVVRYRDRSIRLHVEEDGRSARLRAGANAALAGTARAMAYRGWAGLEWAEGIPGTIGGAIVGNAGAFGGDISQVLLRLEILEKASKIIQWDPDRLSYGYRTSALKENPSGDVLVLTGEFLLQSENPTELRRRMVHFSHKRRRSTPAKASCGSVFKNPPGEAAGRLIESSGLKGKICGNMMVSDIHANYIVNQGDGKAVEALSLIR from the coding sequence ATGACTCAGATTGAAAAAGAGATCCCATCGCATTGGAGAAAAGATGTTTCTCTGGCCTCTTTCACCTCCTGGAGGATTGGCGGTCCGGCACTATATTTCGCGGAACCCCCCGATCCCTCCTCACTCGCGTCGGATCTCCGGGCCGGTTTTGATCTTCAGCTGCCCGTCTTCTTTATTGGAGGCGGAAGCAATATTCTGATTTCCGATCGGGGATTCCCCGGCCTCGTTGTGCGTTACAGGGATCGCTCTATTCGTCTCCACGTTGAGGAAGATGGCAGATCAGCGCGGCTCCGGGCGGGCGCCAATGCCGCACTTGCCGGAACGGCCCGCGCCATGGCCTATCGGGGTTGGGCCGGACTGGAATGGGCGGAAGGTATTCCCGGCACGATCGGCGGCGCAATCGTCGGGAACGCCGGGGCCTTTGGCGGCGATATCAGCCAGGTCTTACTTCGGCTGGAGATCCTTGAAAAGGCATCAAAAATCATTCAATGGGACCCGGACCGGCTTTCCTATGGTTACCGGACGAGCGCTTTAAAGGAAAATCCGTCGGGTGATGTGCTCGTTTTAACGGGTGAATTTTTGCTACAAAGTGAAAACCCGACCGAGCTGAGAAGAAGGATGGTTCACTTTTCTCACAAAAGACGGCGATCGACACCAGCGAAAGCATCCTGCGGATCGGTTTTCAAAAACCCCCCGGGAGAAGCGGCGGGACGACTCATCGAGTCTTCCGGCCTCAAGGGAAAAATCTGCGGCAACATGATGGTTTCAGATATCCATGCCAACTATATTGTGAATCAGGGAGACGGCAAGGCAGTGGAAGCCCTGTCCCTCATTCGGTAG
- the pheT gene encoding phenylalanine--tRNA ligase subunit beta — MPVVGIPVEQLQEVIGRPIEAESLEKTLGLMGCDVEGLQVMQRHRCNQCRFILELSPQEEIPLECPECGFELRERGASEPLPDLEVLRMDLLAVRPDLFDPGGLGRALRGYLNIETGPRTLKVEDPCCDLTVDGIVSRPTSLRPKIAVAVLENVTLDEERVKILMKLQENLHWALGRDRRHASIGVYDLDSVKPPFTYTAKDPASFFFRPLGATEGEDWSLNRILEEHPKGVGYTHLLKGFTHYPILHDADGRVLSMPPIINSEETRVTQSSTRLFVDVTGHNDRAVGKALNILVTSLKELIPEMRIRAVRVLDSDKNERITPNLKSESRIISLREARKVLGIDLSQNEAVDLLRRMRHGAMPEGENSIAVEIPAYRNDILHEVDLFEDLAIAYGYDKIPKILLPVTTKPSERPVEIYSGKAREILTGLGLIEVMALVLTNPETNDLMLGREPSKDAARIDNPISRDQSQLRTQLIPGLLQILHQNRHRPLPQNIFEIGDITLLDRFSETGAREERHIGCAIVYPSAGFAEMKAIAQSVALEFDCTMDLEPYDEAPFLAGRGARAIRNNPQGEKSEVLIFGEVHPEILERLGLTNPVIVMEGSLLALMGENPVNQDVWRKS, encoded by the coding sequence ATGCCCGTCGTTGGAATCCCGGTAGAACAATTACAGGAAGTCATTGGCAGGCCCATCGAGGCCGAGTCACTTGAGAAGACCCTCGGTCTTATGGGTTGCGATGTAGAGGGGCTGCAAGTTATGCAGCGCCATCGCTGCAACCAGTGCCGCTTCATATTGGAGTTATCACCCCAAGAAGAAATTCCACTCGAGTGTCCGGAGTGCGGATTTGAATTGCGTGAAAGGGGGGCATCGGAGCCTCTGCCTGATCTTGAGGTCTTGAGGATGGATCTGCTGGCCGTTCGTCCTGATCTGTTTGACCCGGGCGGATTGGGCCGCGCCCTGCGCGGATACCTCAATATTGAAACCGGTCCTAGAACGCTGAAAGTCGAGGATCCCTGCTGTGATCTCACTGTCGACGGGATCGTAAGCCGGCCGACCTCTCTACGCCCAAAGATCGCGGTGGCCGTCCTGGAAAATGTGACGTTGGATGAGGAGCGCGTTAAAATCCTGATGAAACTTCAGGAGAATCTCCATTGGGCCTTGGGACGGGACCGACGGCATGCCAGCATTGGCGTTTATGACTTGGATAGTGTTAAACCTCCATTTACCTATACGGCGAAAGATCCTGCTTCCTTCTTTTTTAGACCATTAGGTGCGACAGAGGGAGAGGATTGGAGCCTGAATCGAATTCTGGAGGAGCATCCAAAGGGAGTAGGGTATACGCATCTCCTGAAGGGTTTTACTCATTATCCGATCCTCCATGATGCCGATGGCCGCGTTCTCTCAATGCCGCCGATTATCAATAGTGAGGAGACGCGGGTGACGCAATCTTCAACCAGACTTTTTGTCGATGTCACCGGTCATAATGATAGGGCGGTCGGCAAGGCACTGAACATTCTTGTTACGAGTCTAAAGGAATTGATTCCAGAGATGAGGATTCGGGCTGTCCGCGTGCTGGATTCAGATAAAAACGAACGCATCACGCCCAACCTGAAATCGGAGAGCCGAATCATTTCATTGAGGGAGGCCCGGAAAGTACTGGGTATTGATCTATCGCAAAATGAAGCGGTCGACCTCCTAAGGCGCATGCGACATGGGGCGATGCCGGAAGGCGAAAATTCCATAGCTGTGGAAATTCCCGCTTATCGGAACGATATTCTCCACGAGGTGGACCTCTTTGAGGATCTCGCCATCGCGTATGGATATGACAAAATTCCAAAGATACTTCTACCGGTTACCACGAAACCCTCTGAACGGCCCGTTGAAATCTATTCAGGGAAGGCCCGGGAAATCCTGACGGGTCTGGGATTGATTGAAGTTATGGCATTAGTCTTGACCAATCCGGAAACGAATGACCTGATGCTCGGCCGGGAACCTTCTAAGGATGCGGCGCGTATCGACAATCCCATCAGTCGTGATCAGAGTCAGTTGCGCACACAGTTGATACCGGGTCTTCTTCAAATTCTTCACCAAAACCGGCATCGGCCCTTGCCACAAAACATCTTCGAGATTGGTGATATCACCTTGTTGGACCGGTTCTCTGAAACGGGCGCCCGCGAAGAACGCCATATCGGCTGCGCTATTGTTTATCCCTCCGCCGGTTTTGCTGAAATGAAGGCCATTGCGCAGTCAGTCGCGTTGGAATTCGATTGCACCATGGATTTGGAACCATACGATGAAGCGCCATTCCTCGCGGGCCGCGGAGCGCGGGCCATTCGAAACAATCCCCAAGGAGAGAAAAGCGAGGTTCTCATTTTCGGTGAAGTGCATCCTGAGATCCTCGAGCGATTGGGTCTCACAAATCCGGTCATTGTCATGGAAGGATCGCTGCTGGCCTTGATGGGAGAAAACCCGGTGAATCAGGATGTATGGAGAAAGAGCTAA
- a CDS encoding phenylalanine--tRNA ligase subunit alpha yields the protein MANETRIPESEFKVLQYLVEESDAGNVEDMARKLGADQSQVAAAVVLLERRGWVETTETQTRIYCLTEAGIETVEHGLPERRILRALQESDGQCSMQEIAGRVGMEPKAVGGILRFLRQRDWAEQEGPSLRITEQGRKDLAGQTAEEAFLNWLAQQPEQRAPETALASAPSIPSEAEIQTLSQKRRLLDIKTRKQRFPKMSEAGRAAFVGIKPQLEVSQLTPELLASGEWKEAKLKPYDVRLDVKPVVSGKIHPLQAVIQGTRNAFLRMGFTEIVSPFVESAFWDFDALFQPQDHPAREMQDTFYMKEPSRADLPADSVLVERVRRVHEDGGETGSRGWEIPWNPELAQGTVLRTHTTAATVRALAKNPKGPQRVFCVGRVFRREAITYKHLPVFTQVDGIIIDDAGTFSTLLGTLGAFYEGMGFKNYEFRPAFFPYTEPSVEVFIFYEPRKTWVEMGGAGVFRPEVTRPLGCNVPVLAWGLGLERLAMLRHGVTHMRDLYLPDIQWLKEAPICPSLESR from the coding sequence ATGGCTAACGAAACCAGGATCCCCGAGTCCGAGTTCAAAGTGTTACAATATCTGGTTGAAGAAAGCGATGCCGGGAATGTCGAGGACATGGCCCGGAAACTCGGTGCGGATCAATCCCAAGTCGCCGCTGCGGTCGTTCTACTGGAACGGCGGGGCTGGGTTGAGACGACAGAAACTCAAACACGGATCTATTGTTTAACTGAAGCCGGTATCGAAACCGTTGAACATGGTTTGCCGGAACGCCGGATCCTTCGGGCCCTGCAGGAATCGGATGGGCAATGCTCTATGCAAGAGATCGCCGGAAGGGTAGGCATGGAGCCCAAGGCGGTCGGCGGTATATTGCGCTTCCTGCGGCAGCGTGATTGGGCGGAGCAAGAGGGTCCTTCCCTTCGCATAACGGAACAAGGCCGGAAGGATTTAGCGGGTCAAACGGCCGAAGAGGCGTTTTTAAACTGGCTGGCGCAACAGCCGGAGCAACGGGCGCCGGAGACCGCTTTGGCGTCCGCTCCTTCGATTCCATCGGAAGCGGAAATCCAGACTCTGAGTCAAAAGCGGCGTCTCCTTGACATCAAGACGCGAAAGCAGCGCTTCCCCAAGATGTCGGAGGCGGGGCGGGCGGCCTTTGTCGGAATAAAGCCTCAATTGGAGGTGTCGCAGCTAACACCCGAACTCCTCGCCAGTGGTGAATGGAAAGAGGCCAAGCTGAAACCCTACGATGTCCGCCTCGATGTCAAACCGGTTGTTTCCGGTAAAATCCATCCGCTGCAGGCGGTCATACAAGGCACCCGGAATGCTTTCCTGAGGATGGGGTTCACCGAAATCGTCTCACCCTTCGTCGAATCGGCTTTTTGGGATTTCGATGCCCTTTTTCAACCCCAGGATCATCCGGCCCGAGAAATGCAAGATACCTTCTATATGAAGGAGCCTTCCCGCGCCGATCTTCCTGCGGATAGTGTCCTCGTCGAGCGCGTCCGCCGTGTTCATGAGGATGGGGGCGAGACCGGATCGCGCGGATGGGAGATCCCCTGGAATCCGGAGTTGGCCCAGGGGACCGTCTTGAGAACACATACAACGGCGGCCACCGTTCGGGCCCTCGCCAAGAATCCGAAGGGGCCACAACGGGTTTTCTGTGTTGGCCGTGTTTTCCGGCGTGAGGCGATAACGTACAAACATCTCCCCGTTTTTACACAGGTTGACGGCATCATCATCGACGACGCCGGAACATTCTCCACCCTTCTGGGCACCCTTGGCGCCTTCTATGAAGGAATGGGTTTTAAAAATTATGAATTCCGGCCGGCATTCTTTCCTTATACGGAACCGAGTGTCGAGGTCTTCATCTTCTACGAACCGAGAAAGACGTGGGTCGAGATGGGCGGCGCGGGGGTCTTCAGACCGGAGGTGACGCGCCCTCTCGGCTGCAACGTCCCTGTCCTGGCCTGGGGCCTGGGTCTGGAACGATTGGCCATGCTCCGCCACGGAGTGACACATATGCGGGATCTTTACCTTCCCGATATTCAATGGTTAAAGGAAGCGCCGATATGCCCGTCGTTGGAATCCCGGTAG
- a CDS encoding 16S rRNA (uracil(1498)-N(3))-methyltransferase → MSSGPPTDASNAWNVEEERFLYVPPRDLQGPDGPLLSKDESHHALRVWRLRKGDRVRGIDGEGNEFLVVIGESLGRRVQLQIEDSRPSSREFPWDISLGMPLLHRSSRLDWILEKATELGVRKIQPIVTQRTTVIPVEERLPKRLERWERVIISAMKQSGRAWRPRLEPPSDLESLLSRCGDRRIVWAVPSGERLPSGETLRHDGNGTFLALVGPEGGWEEEEEEQLRGVPGWAVSLGPHRLRSETAVVNLLSLLQDRLLAT, encoded by the coding sequence ATGTCTTCCGGCCCCCCGACAGATGCATCAAATGCTTGGAATGTTGAAGAAGAGAGATTCCTCTATGTCCCACCGCGCGATCTTCAGGGACCGGATGGCCCTCTCCTCTCAAAAGATGAGTCACATCACGCCTTAAGGGTCTGGCGCCTCAGGAAGGGGGACCGGGTTCGCGGGATCGATGGCGAAGGAAATGAATTCCTTGTTGTTATCGGTGAAAGCCTTGGACGCCGGGTGCAGCTCCAGATCGAGGATAGCCGCCCCTCATCCCGGGAGTTTCCGTGGGACATTTCATTGGGGATGCCGCTGCTGCACCGGTCCAGCCGCCTCGATTGGATCCTTGAAAAGGCGACGGAATTGGGCGTGCGCAAAATTCAACCCATCGTAACGCAAAGGACGACCGTTATTCCCGTCGAAGAGCGATTACCCAAGCGGCTCGAGCGGTGGGAGAGGGTTATCATTTCTGCGATGAAACAATCCGGCCGAGCCTGGAGACCCCGCCTGGAGCCTCCCAGTGATCTTGAGTCGCTCTTGAGCCGATGCGGCGACCGGCGGATTGTTTGGGCCGTCCCCTCCGGGGAGCGGCTTCCGTCGGGCGAAACGTTGCGGCATGATGGGAATGGGACTTTTCTCGCGCTGGTTGGTCCCGAAGGAGGATGGGAGGAGGAAGAGGAGGAGCAGTTGCGAGGGGTGCCCGGTTGGGCTGTTTCCCTTGGGCCGCACCGCTTGCGATCCGAAACAGCGGTGGTCAATCTTCTGAGTCTTCTCCAGGATCGTTTGCTTGCCACATAA
- the dnaJ gene encoding molecular chaperone DnaJ, translated as MSKRDYFEVLGVPREAGEEEIKKAYRKLALKHHPDRNPGDAQAEEKFKEATEAYEILRDTEKRRLYEQYGHAAFDPAGGGRSGFGGFGPGGVEFDLSDALRAFMRDFGDLGGLGDIFGGGRTQGRSRQRSRRGGDIQIHLHLSLGEIAKGVDKKVRVKKLIKCVACGTKGYQGSGGITECLQCQGAGQVRTVQRSFFGQMVSVQTCPRCHGEGNIIADPCKVCGGDGRIEGTETTVIHIPKGVMNGNYLRLDGQGHTGLRGGPAGDLLAIIEEKPHDQFERHGDNILTIVPISFARAALGGPVEVPTLDGKVRFQVPPGVQSGKILRLRNKGLPRVRGSGTGDLLIRILVWTPQKLNPKERELFEELANTKGEEIPKPGKGFFDRVKEMFGVSEE; from the coding sequence ATGAGTAAACGCGACTACTTCGAGGTATTGGGTGTTCCCCGGGAGGCGGGCGAAGAGGAAATTAAAAAGGCCTATCGTAAGCTCGCCTTGAAACACCATCCCGATCGCAATCCAGGTGATGCGCAAGCCGAGGAAAAATTCAAGGAGGCGACGGAAGCCTACGAGATTCTCCGGGATACAGAGAAACGCCGGCTTTACGAACAATATGGCCATGCCGCTTTCGATCCGGCCGGCGGCGGGCGGTCTGGATTCGGCGGATTTGGCCCGGGAGGCGTCGAATTTGATCTCTCCGACGCCCTTCGTGCTTTCATGCGTGATTTTGGTGATTTGGGGGGCTTGGGGGATATCTTCGGCGGTGGCCGGACCCAGGGGCGAAGCCGGCAACGTTCCCGCCGTGGCGGCGATATACAAATCCATCTCCATCTGAGTCTTGGGGAAATCGCCAAGGGCGTGGACAAAAAGGTCAGGGTCAAAAAACTGATTAAGTGTGTCGCCTGTGGGACCAAGGGATACCAAGGATCCGGCGGCATAACGGAGTGCCTTCAATGTCAGGGGGCCGGACAAGTTCGAACGGTTCAACGATCCTTTTTCGGTCAAATGGTCAGTGTCCAGACCTGTCCCCGCTGCCATGGCGAAGGGAATATCATCGCCGATCCCTGCAAGGTATGCGGCGGCGACGGCCGGATCGAGGGGACCGAAACGACCGTGATTCATATCCCCAAAGGCGTCATGAACGGCAACTATCTGAGACTTGATGGACAGGGGCATACCGGACTACGCGGGGGGCCGGCCGGCGATTTACTGGCGATTATTGAAGAGAAGCCGCATGATCAATTCGAGAGACATGGAGACAACATCTTAACCATCGTCCCTATCAGTTTTGCTCGTGCGGCCTTAGGAGGACCCGTTGAAGTGCCGACATTGGATGGAAAGGTCAGATTTCAAGTTCCACCCGGTGTTCAATCAGGGAAAATCCTGCGGCTGAGGAATAAGGGTCTACCCAGGGTAAGGGGGAGCGGCACGGGGGATCTTCTTATCCGCATCCTTGTCTGGACACCCCAGAAATTGAATCCAAAGGAGCGCGAGCTGTTCGAAGAACTCGCGAACACCAAAGGGGAAGAGATACCCAAACCCGGTAAGGGCTTCTTTGATCGCGTTAAGGAGATGTTTGGCGTTTCTGAGGAATGA
- a CDS encoding sugar transferase — protein MMIVPISRGAMGYIERRKRETWFQFIRHLTDVTGILLAFILGYFIRFHLPLFVALLPVSKGDPGLDLYLYAALASILLWLAIFHAFGLYTIRRPGFGPGMEALIKASILAILLSAALTFFFRGVSFSRLTLVIVWVLALGFILAGRRYGARIFLRRLRRQPIRFAVLGATSHGHRVASALQHVRGVSYAFAGYILGPEDPESTPRQLGSWKMTHRIAEEKRLDLLILALPMEDQSILLDVLKSCRDLDIDYEFIPGLLGLMTHTTRMDTIDGVPVIRLREIPLAGWNGVIKRALDLILSTLFLILFAPLMGGIALAVLIESGRPVFYKQERIGRDRRIFNMFKYRSMRTDAESETGPVWARENDDRRTHVGQFIREWSLDELPQMWNVFKGEMSLVGPRPERPHFVEKFQDHVPDYFDRHRVKSGVTGWAQVNGLRGNVPIEERTRYDLYYIENWSLWLDLRILFMTLRSVIVSRGN, from the coding sequence ATGATGATCGTACCGATTTCCAGGGGCGCCATGGGATATATCGAGCGGCGAAAACGTGAAACCTGGTTCCAGTTCATCCGTCACCTGACCGATGTGACGGGCATCCTGCTGGCCTTCATTCTCGGCTATTTCATTCGATTCCACCTTCCGCTTTTTGTCGCTCTTCTCCCGGTTTCCAAAGGCGATCCCGGGTTGGACCTGTATCTCTACGCCGCATTGGCCTCCATCCTTCTTTGGCTGGCCATTTTCCATGCCTTCGGTCTGTATACCATCCGCCGTCCTGGGTTCGGACCCGGAATGGAGGCCCTTATTAAGGCCTCTATTCTGGCCATCCTGCTCTCAGCGGCATTGACCTTCTTTTTTCGCGGCGTTTCTTTTTCACGCCTCACACTGGTTATTGTCTGGGTTCTTGCTCTGGGATTTATACTCGCCGGCCGGCGCTACGGCGCGCGGATTTTTCTGCGGCGTCTCCGCCGGCAACCGATTCGCTTCGCCGTTTTAGGCGCCACGAGTCATGGCCACCGGGTCGCATCCGCGCTTCAGCATGTTCGCGGGGTTTCTTATGCCTTCGCGGGGTACATCCTTGGGCCCGAGGATCCGGAGAGCACACCGAGACAATTGGGCTCCTGGAAGATGACGCACCGGATCGCCGAGGAAAAAAGGCTCGATCTCCTGATTCTGGCCCTTCCGATGGAGGATCAATCGATCCTGTTGGATGTATTAAAGAGCTGCCGCGATTTGGATATTGACTATGAGTTCATCCCCGGCCTCCTGGGACTCATGACACATACAACGCGCATGGATACGATTGACGGCGTCCCTGTCATCCGTCTCCGGGAGATACCGCTGGCCGGTTGGAATGGCGTTATCAAGCGAGCCCTCGATCTTATTTTATCCACACTCTTCCTAATTCTGTTCGCACCACTCATGGGTGGTATCGCTCTTGCGGTCCTCATTGAATCGGGTCGCCCTGTCTTTTACAAACAGGAACGCATCGGAAGAGACCGCCGTATTTTCAATATGTTTAAGTATCGGTCGATGCGGACCGATGCCGAATCGGAAACAGGTCCGGTTTGGGCCCGGGAAAATGATGATCGCAGGACGCATGTGGGGCAATTCATCAGAGAGTGGAGCTTGGATGAGCTTCCGCAGATGTGGAACGTTTTTAAGGGGGAGATGAGCCTTGTCGGCCCTCGGCCGGAACGGCCCCACTTCGTCGAGAAATTCCAGGACCATGTACCCGATTACTTTGATCGCCATCGTGTCAAGAGCGGCGTCACGGGATGGGCGCAGGTCAATGGACTCCGAGGAAACGTCCCGATAGAAGAACGGACCCGGTACGATCTCTATTACATTGAAAATTGGTCGCTCTGGTTGGATTTGCGCATCCTCTTCATGACCCTCCGTTCCGTTATCGTTTCAAGGGGGAACTGA